One Aptenodytes patagonicus chromosome 7, bAptPat1.pri.cur, whole genome shotgun sequence genomic window, AGATTTGACTCGCAGCAGGAGTGAGATACAAGTTCTGTCTGACTCATTAGGCCTTACATAAAACTCTGGCTTTGTTTTGGTCCCTGGGTGTCTGACTTGCGTGTATGTGGAGAGGGGAACGTTTCCAAGCTGCTGCTTTGATTCCTTCTTAATTTATTAATCATTATCACAGGGTTTGGACTGAATAGAATAGCAGTGTCTGAGAGAATTTTTGTGTGGTTCTGAAACCAGAAGAAGATACCGCAAAAAGGGGAAGTTCATAACGATAAAAAAAGGCTTGAGAGCTGCTGTGGCGTGGAGTGAAAAGGTCCAGAAATGTCAAAAGTTTCATTGATGGCTCCTCTGCCATTTTAACAGCCCCACTTCAACTTTCTCCTCCCCGCGGAACTATTTCTCCTCCTGGCTTCCCCTTCTCTGTCAGCCAATACTGCTCTTTGCTTCCCTCGGTGCTGCGCCGCTGGCTCTCGCCCGGACCTCGGGCTCTGGAGCGCCGTCGGTGAGGATGTTTGCCAAGCGGCGGAGGCTGTGAGGGGTGAGCCAGGAGGTGCCCAGCTTTCCTGCGAGTGTTTGGTTACAGAGCTGGCGGCcacagggaggggggggggaaacaaaccccGCTTTTACTCAGATCTGGAAAGCGGTGGGGCATAATAAATCAAAAGATGAACAGCTCTTTTTGAGTAGTTCTGTGAACAACGTGACTTAGGAAACCTGGCTCCCTGTGGTTTAGAGCCTTGTCTTAGCTTTTGAGACGTGAAATTGGTCAGTGGGTTATGTTCAAAGCCCTCTCTCTGCTTTGGGTGCTCATACGTCTTCTCCCCATGCGGGTTCCCAAGCGCTTGTTAGCGTAGATCACCTTTCCCGTAGCGGGGTGCTGATTTGGGGGGGGCCTCTTTTCCACCCACCGCTTGTTTCGGTGAAGCCTGCGTGGACTCGCTGCCTTGGAGACTTCTGTGCGTGTCAGGTTTGGTTGAAATTGCCCACTGGGCTAGGAATTACTGGGACGGCAGAGCCGTCGGGGGATTATTCGGCAAGCAGATTATGTTTCCTCGGGAAACCAGGCTGAAAGGCCTGAGGAGCATCGAGACGGGAGCTCAGCTGCTCTGGCACCTGCGCCGCTACAGCAGAGCTGAATTCCTGAACGCCTTGCTGGAGCTGGAGGCGGTGGCGGTACTGCGTAGTGCCACTCATGCCCAGATTTGTAGAGCTGTGCGTCAGATGAATATGAGTCCCAGAAAATCACTTgtataaaaacacaaaaatagttttcagtctttttttggcACAGGGCTTTATTCAAAGGTTGCTCAACATATGGATAAAGTTAGGGAGGACATTAGTGCGCGTATGTTCAGACACGTGTGTGGTTTGAGAGAGACCGAAGAGGAGGTGGGCAGGGTGGGAAGCCTCAGCAGCTCGCTGGTGACGGTGCTTTTGCAGGAGGTGAGGTGGAGTCCCCTTGCTTCGCAGGTTGCTAGTCAGCTCTGCTTCTGGAGCCTCTGTCGCTGCGCACGCGAGGCTGTCGTCAGCGTACATCGTCATCTGTGGCTTCTCTTTCAGGACCCTCAGGGTCGCCACGTCAAGACGTACGAGGTGTCCCTGCGCGAGAAGGAGTTTAACAAAGGTCCTTGGAAACAGGAGAACGTGGAGGCTGAAGCCTCCATGGTCATCGCAGGTTGGTCCTTCTTTGTAAAAGATCTCCCCTCCCGGTTCTTTCTCAAGGCTGAATGCCTCAGTCGTGCTGCGCGGGTTCTCTAATAAGACATTTGTCTTCTCCCCTGCACAGTGCCAGAGCCTTTTGGAGGCGCGATCATCATTGGGCAGGAGTCTATCACCTATCACAACGGAGATAAATACCTAGCTATCGCTCCACCTATCATCAAGGTGAGTGACTACCGAGATCTAGAAACGCGTCCCGTGTAAGTCCTCCATTCCCAGGCGTCTCTCAGGGTGCTGGTAGGGTATTGGGCTACTTGTACTCAAGAATTTAAACTGCTCTTGTCTCCAGGTGTAGTCCTGGAGTAGGGCCACTGTAGTAGGACCACTCACTCCCAGAGGTTTGGCGAGCGTGGGTGTTTCACACGATGCCTGGTCTGTGTTTTTGGGGACTGAGGGATGTATGTGATCCTTGTACGGGTGGCAGCGTGTGCCTGCGCTGCAGCGTGTGGCTCTGTTCTCTGTGGAGTGCTCGGAAATGGCGGAGTGAAGCGGAAGTCTTGTTTGGGCCCCAGAGAAGGGGATTAATTAGGAGGTAGTGCGTGGTTTGGGCATGGGACCAGGCCAGAGCCTGGTTTCAGTTCAGGCAGCAAAAGATATGAATGAGCCCTTTGGAGACTTGAGTCCACCGGTGTATGATTGGGGCacttgttcaaaggaaaaaagacttaCAGAGTTTGTGACAGAAGTTGAGCTCGTGGTTTTTGTCAGAGGGACGGGCCAGTTCCCACATTTAAATCGTGCAGGAAGCACAAATGGCACGGCTGAGGTGCCGCTCGGGGCTGAAAGAGGGCTTGAGCTGTGATCAGAAGGTCCTTTTAAGCTGGAAATAATGACGGGCTAGAAAAGAGCTATAAATCTTGGGTAAAGAAATACTAATATTGTTGCCTGAATGCCTACAGGCTCTCGGACCGCTGCTGAGGCTCTGATGGAGAGTCTGTTATATTGGAGCAGGCGGAGCGAGTCGCCTGTGCTCTGCTGCCATACAGATCTGGGCCTTGACCTGCAAGCAGAGTGCAGGCACATCTGTACTCGAGGCCAGTGGGATGTCTGCATACAGTGAAGATCCGCAAGATCGGGGTTTTTAAACCAGAGCCAAATACGTTGACAGGAGGCCAGGCAGCATCCACCAACAGAGCAAAACGTCTGCAGAGCTTGGGTCCGGAGATGCAGCAGGCTTAGAGCTCTGCAGGTCCCAAAGAGCATCCCTGCATCTGTGGAAGGCCCAGCATTAGGAAAACAGCCTTTCTGATGGCATCTTTCCTGGGCTGTGAACGAGCTAGCGACATGTTTAATTTAGGAACGTGAGGTGGTTCCTAGTGACCGAAAGCGAGACCGTTTGACCACAGATTCTGGTTGTGTTCGCTGATACGGTTTATTGAAGGGCGAATCCAGCCTTCTCCCTCTGGGCAGGAGGAGCGGGACCCTGCTGGGGTTACGGCCAGCAGCTGGTGCACCGTGGATGTGGTTGTTCCCTTCTGGCGTGTACAGCGGTGGTCCTTGCTAGATGCCCATTTGGGGCCGTTTCAACGGGTTCTTAAaaattccccccccctcctttgcGTGCAGCAAAGTACGATTGTGTGCCACAACCGTGTGGATCCCAATGGGTCCCGTTACTTGCTGGGGGACATGGAAGGACGCCTCTTcatgctgctcctggagaaggaggaacagaTGGACGGCACTGTCACCTTGAAGGACCTGCGCGTGGAACTGCTCGGCGAGGTAGGACTCGGCCACATCGCGTGCGCTGTCCCTGTCGCTCCTCACCGCGGGGCTGGGaggctctgcagcctggaaatgCTCCGCTGAGGACTGAGCGGTAGGAACGGTGTCTCCTTTTGGAAGGCTGGGGTGGGGTGAAGTTTCACAGTTGTTACAGCTCTGAAACTGTTGGTTGCTGGGAAATTCCCGAGCTGGGCACTTGAAAGTTTACACCATCTTCCCAGGTTTTTGCCTAGTGCTTGTGCGCTGTTCCTGGGAGAAGTTTGGACTCTCTGTGGGTTTTGTAAAGGGATTAAATTCCCCTCCTGCGCCCCGGGTCTTCCTGTTGGGCCGCAGCTCAGATGTATTGCTTGCGGGCTGTGGCAGGGTCCTTTTCACGCTAGTGGCGGTTCATCTGCGTCTTCTCAATTCCCAGACATCCATTGCGGAGTGCTTGACCTACCTGGACAACGGAGTTGTGTTTGTCGGTTCTCGGCTTGGGGATTCCCAGCTTGTGAAGGTACATGGCAGCTGTCTTCTGGCTTAGTTGTGTGTTCAGACGGGATTTtgtacatatttattttcatcGTCGCCTTGAGAGGTGTATgtggataacttttttttccctttcttctccttgtctGCCCCACACCCTTTCCGCTTGCTTGGTCTTGCTTGTTGAAAGCTGCTGTTTGTGTCTATTCGTAGCTCAACGTGGACAGCAACGAGCAGGGCTCCTATGTAGTGGCTATGGAGACCTTCACCAACCTCGGTCCCATCGTCGACATGTGCGTGGTAGACCTGGAAAGACAAGGCCAAGGGCAGGTAACGTcgattctgcttttcttttctcggTGCTGGGGATGTCTGGGCCGGCCAGATGTATGCGTGGGTTGTCCGTGGAAGGAAAAGTCTACAAACCATTTATTGGAGGATGTCGAAGTCTTGTCCAGGTGCAGGGATGGTATTGAGGTCTTACACTGAAGAGTGGTATGGGTAGGGAGGCTAATTCTTGGATACCCCTTTTCATGCCTTCGTGCAACGGGGAAGGATCAGCTGCCAAAAAACTTCCTCCGAGAAGTGGAGGAGATGGGTACCCCATCTTCCCCTGAACCCGTCGCTGCAAGGAGGAGTAGGGAAGCTTCCCAGCAATGGTTGGTAAAGATCAtctgcttttcctccagctgGTCACGTGCTCGGGTGCTTTTAAAGAGGGTTCGCTGCGGATCATCCGGAACGGCATTGGGATTCATGAGCACGCCAGCATTGACTTGCCGGGGATTAAAGGTGCGTGAGCTGTTCGGTGCTGTCGGATACAACCCGCAGCCTGCGAGGGCCCAGTGGGGGACACGCCGTGTGCGCAGGCTGAGGTtggggtgtggggcagggggctTGCCACCCACCAGCTTGTGGAATATTCACTGCGAGCGAACGTGGCCTCTCTTTGTTGCAGGCTTGTGGCCCCTGAGGTCGGACTCTCATCGTGAAACGGACAATACGTTGGTGCTGTCCTTTGTTGGCCAGACCAGGTAAGGTGGGGTTAACGTTGAGCCAGGCTCTTAGCCACATGTTGGAGCATGATGTAACAGGAGTTCCCTTTTCTGTTCAGGGTTCTTATGTTAAATGGAGAGGAAGTAGAAGAGACGGAGCTCACGGGGTTTGTTGATGATCAGCAGACTTTCTTCTGTGGCAATGTGGCACATCAGCAATTGATCCAGGTAATGCCAGTTCTAGGGAAATGCAGATGTCTCTCTCACGGTGACCCTACAGCCCTTATTGATCATGGGCCTAACCTAGATCTGTGCTGCTCATCAGGGGCAGGGTTTGCAGTACTTTCCTGCACCGATGTCAGAAGGGAGCATGTCAGATGGCTCTGAGCAGAagtgttctctctctctccccccccccccgcccccagatCACCTCTGCCTCTGTGAGACTGGTTAGTCAGGACCCCAAAGCCCTGGTGAGCGAGTGGAAAGAGCCCAACGGAAAGAACATCAGCGTGGCTTCCTGTAACAGTAACCAGGTAGTGGTGGCTGTGGGACGAGCCCTGTACTACCTGGAGATCCGACCCCAGGAGCTCAGGCAGATCAGGTGGGTGCATGTGTCTCGTCCTGGCCCGAGGGCTCTCAGCCTCTGCTGTCTGTCTTTGGGCTCAAGACTGACACCTCTGTCTGCTTCCTCCTTCCTGCCAGCTGCACAGAAATGGAGCATGAAGTTGCCTGCCTGGACATCACCCCTTTGGGGGACACTAACGGCAGGTCCCCGCTGTGTGCGATTGGGCTCTGGACTGACATCTCCGCCCGCATCCTAAAGCTGCCTTCGTTTGAACTGCTGCACAAAGAgatgctgggaggaggtggggctCTCCTGGGGCTGCCGGGTGGTGGCAGCGGTCGCTGACCTGGCTGAGTTGTGAGTGAcatcagccttctcttctcctgctccctgcagaaATCATCCCTCGCTCCATCCTGATGACGACCTTTGAGAGCAGCCATTACCTTCTGTGTGCCCTGGGGGATGGAGCTCTCTTCTACTTCGGGCTCAGCCTCGAGACAGGTGACTACAGGCACTAGCACTGAGCGGGCTGCTGGAGAGGGTGGCTGGACTCGTGCCCTCTGACTTGCCTGACGTGCTTTCTTTCATCCTTCTGAAGagatctttctcttccttgctttctcACTGCGACGGGGTCGTGCTCAGGTGGGACTGGCTGTGGGCACTGGGAGTTGGTGGATTTCTCCAGTGGGCTCCGGAGAAGGGAGATTGATGCTTACGTCCGTTCCTTTGCTGCCCTGTGCTGACAGCAGGATGCGTTTACCCGTGCTCGTTTCTTCCCAAGGTGTTGCGGCCGCGGTGCACTCTGCCGTCCTGCTCTTGCGAGCTCCGTTGCGGCGGCTCCCAACACACCGgtgctccttttctgcaggcttgCTGAGTGACCGGAAGAAGGTGACCCTTGGGACCCAGCCCACCGTCCTGAGGACTTTCCGCTCTCTCTCCACCACCAACGTGTTCGCCTGCTCTGACCGCCCCACCGTCATCTACAGCAGTAACCACAAGCTGGTCTTCTCCAATGTCAACCTGAAGGAGGTGAACTACATGTGTCCCCTCAACTCGGATGGGTATCCTGACAGGTGAGCCTGCACCTTGCCTTGTGTgacacggggtgggggggggggtctggacTCTGCAATGGGATCCTGGGATCGGCAGAGGGGATCCTGGGATCGGCAGTTTTGAGGGGCGCGGAGGAGAGGGAGGTTCTTGCTGTGCCACTCACCTTATAAGCGCCATTGCTCATGGGGTTtggtggttgtggtttttttttccccccatacagCTTGGCGTTGGCCAATAACAGCACCCTGACAATCGGCACCATCGACGAGATCCAGAAGCTGCACATCCGCACGGTTCCCCTCTATGAATCGCCCAGGTGAGCTGAGCAGCGGGAGGGAGCCTGGCTTGAGGGCCCGTGCTCTGCTGCATGGGGCAAGGTTGGGGGGGAGACTTCGCAGTCAGCGTTCCTGCTGGGGGCTCAGTTAGCACGCAGACTGAATTGGTGGCTTGTGCTGAGAGCAGGCTGGGCAAGTGAGCAGCTCTGCCTCTTGTCTCCAGAGCCTCTGTGCTCTCCTTGGAGTGGCCTGTCCTGGCTCTCCTGCCCACACAGCTCTCTTTGTCCCGCAGGAAGATCTGCTACCAAGAGGTATCGCAGTGTTTCGGCGTGCTCTCAAGTCGTATCGAGGTGCAGGATGCCAGTGGGGGCACCACTGCGCTCAGACCCAGCGCCAGCACCCAGGTGAGGGGTAGCTGCTAGATCGTCCCTGAGCTCTGGGCTATGGGTATCGCAGTTCCTCAGGCCAAACCGTGATGCGGATTTTCCTTGACAATCTTCTCTTCCAAAGCTCTGAGTGCGAGCTCTCCCTTTGGCAGCCTGGGCGGAGATGGGGTGGTAAGATCTCCCCGTGGTGGTGAGAAGGGctctctgtgctgctctctgGCAGCCTTGGCATGCTCACTGTTCTGTCAGATCACCTTTGGGTTTGGGTGCTGCTGCTCCTTCAGTCTCCCGTACAGGTTTCTGTTTGGTCTCAAACGGTTTCCTTCTCCCGGGGACGCAGGCACAAGTCCCCTTCAGGCAGTAGCTCTGGTGGAAGCCACAACGCTGCATAAACTCTTCTATTAACGCTGTTGCTCGGCAGTGCTACCTCTGCCGTGCGTGTCACACATCTCTGCTGGTGCAGGGAGCGTGTCCCTTTACCCAGGTCCAGTGGGCTCCTTGTTTCACCTTCTCTCCCGTTCGTTCTTCTGGTTCCCGGTTGCCTCAGCCCACGTGGAGCAGCGTGAGGACGTGCCGAGTAGCACAAGGATGTGACCGATATTACTGTGTCCTAGGCCCTGTCCAGCAGCGTGAGCACCAGCAAGCTGTTCTCCAGCAGCACAGCGCCACACGAGACATCCTTCggagaggaggtggaggtgcACAACCTGCTCATCATAGACCAGCACACCTTCGAAGGTACCAGTCCCGAATGCTGGCCATACCCTAGGCCAGTTTTCTCCTCCAGGACGAGCCCATCAGCGTGCGGCTGAGACTTGTGATCTTCACAGACTTGTGAAGATCTGTGATCTCGCACGTTTCCTTCGGTCAAAGCATTTTTCCTGGAGGAGCGTCAGCCACAGGGCATAGtggggtgggttgggttttttttgatggcacaaggtggtggtggggaataGGAGAGGGGATCTCCAGGCAGCCATCTCGGACGTGTCTTAAGTTTTCAGCTGCTCCTAGGCGAGCCGCTCTGCCCACGCGTGGAGGTGCTGCCTGCCGGGACCCGGGGGacccagctgtttctgcttttcCCTCTTTGCACAGTGCTTCATGCTCACCAGTTTCTGCAAAACGAGTACGCCCTCAGCCTGGTCTCCTGCAAGCTTGGCAAGGATCCGAACACCTACTTCATCGTGGGCACCGCCATGGTATATCCCGAGGAGGCAGAGCCCAAACAGGGCCGCATCGTTGTCTTCCACTACTGTGACGGTAAGAGCAAGGTCTTCTCGCGTGGCCAAGTCCAGCTGCTTGAGGGAGATCAGAGATGAGCTCCTCAGGCCCGGGAGAGCTCACGTCCCCGTAGCAGGCAGAGAGGTTTTTCCTGAGGGGCCTGCTGTCGGCTGCCCGCAGACAGGATCCGTAGGTGCTGTCACTCCGCTGCAGGCCATGACGGCGtgttcccttttccctcccaTCTCCCCGAGAAGCCCAAGAATCCCGCACTGGAACTGGATTCTGGGATTTGCTTTCCGTGTCTGCCCCCGCTGCCACGTCACTCCTGCATTACTTGCCCGCAGATCCTCTGAGACAGTTTGTAGGGAGAGCAATGTTTAGAGCAGCTCGTCTGAACCCCCTGGGCTTGCCACCCTTGGGGGTGCAGGGCAAATAACCGGGCGGTGCATGGGTTTATTccagggaagctgcagagcctggctgagaAGGAGGTCAAGGGGGCTGTGTATTCCATGGTGGAGTTCAACGGGAAGCTGTTAGCCAGCATCAACAGCACGGTAGGGCTCTCGCAAGACCCTGACTTGTTTTAGGAGTGCGTTTCAGAGCTGGAAGCCGCTCCAGCTGTGCGGATGTCAGCCGGGTCCCCGATCTCTGTTGGGGAGTGTGTCTTGGCTCTGTTGGGGAGTGTGCCTTGGCTGGCGCGGGCGTCCACGCCGGCTCAGAGCCGTGTCCCTTCCTTCAGGTGCGCCTGTATGAGTGGACAGCGGAGAAAGAGCTGCGCACGGAGTGCAACCATTACAACAACATCATGGCGCTCTACCTGAAGACCAAGGGAGACTTCATCCTTGTGGGAGATCTGATGCGGTCTGTCCTCCTCCTTGCATACAAGCCCATGGAAGGAAACTTCGAGGAGGTATCAATGCTGTTAAATAGTCTTGGTCGAAGGCGTGCTGGAAGCCCGTGCTGCCTCTTCCAACAGGCTCTGGGCAGGGGGAACAGTGTTTAAGGTGATAAAAGAAGGAGCCTGGCCCACCCCGCCTTGCTAGCCCTTTGAAGACAAGGCTGTAGGGCTGTGCAAGGAGAGCAGCGTCACCTGCGCATGCTTTTAGACGGATCCCCGGGCTTCCAGGAAACTGGGCAATGAATCGGCAGCCTTGAGAAGAGCAGGCTTTGGGTGCATGATTGCTGCCTGCCAGGGGTGGGGAGCTGCCATCTGGACCGCCTGTTGTACGGTTGGAATGGCTTGGTGCGACCGTAGCTGCGTCTCTGTCGGCAAATGCAGCGTAGCTGGGGGACGGACCGGGCCCTGAGACAGCCTGTGCGCTTAAATTGTCAGAATGGCTCTGGGCACGGCTTGGGCACGGGCCGGTCTGCGTTTGCCCCAGGGAGTGCCCCGGCATTGTCCGAGTGCCACTCGGGCCAGGGCCACCTCCGGAAGGTGCTTGGCGCCTTTCGCGCTCGGCTGCTTCATCCAGCAGAGAGGGACAGACTGGGTCCCACCTTGCTCCTGAACGTTGGTGTTGGGTGGAATGAAGATGCTGGATCACAGGACCGGCCATCTGTGCACGCTGCCTCTCCCCTCATTCCCTTCCAGATTGCCCGGGACTTTAATCCGAACTGGATGAGTGCCGTGGAGATCCTGGACGATGACAACTTCTTGGGAGCGGAGAACGCTTTCAATTTGTTTGTGTGCCAGAAGGACAGGTGAGCTGGCTGTGAGGGGGATGTGGCAATGTGTCATGGGAGGGATGGGGTGATGGGACCTTCTGGTCTCCTCCGCGTTACGGCTACAGAGGCACGTGTGTCAGGCAGGAAAGCTGGGAGGAGCGTGCCCAGCTCTGAGGAGCAGCgaggtgggagcaggggaagCTTTCATGTCGCCCCAGCACAGGCTGAGCAGGGTGCTTTGGATTTCAGTGCGGCCACGACCGACGAGGAGCGCCAGCACTTGCAGGAGGTGGGGCTGTCCCACCTCGGAGAGTTCGTCAATGTCTTCTGTCATGGGTCTCTGGTCATGCAGAACCTGGGTGAGACGTCCACGCCAACGCAGGGCTCGGTTCTCTTCGGCACGGTCAACGGCATGATTGGTAAGGGTCAGGGTTCCCCAGCCTGAGCGGGAGGGTAACAGgttcccttccctgctgctgaacCTGGGCTGGGGTTTCCTCACGTCTCCGTTCTTCTCTGTTCCCCAGTCGAGTGACGGTCTGCGCCGTACTACCCTCAGCAACCTGCTTTTCTCTCCGGATTGCTTCCGGGAGAGGAAAGTGCCCCGGCTTTCTTTAAAACTCCTTCCTTGTCCCAAGCCCTCCCAGGCATCGGCTTCCAGCACGACTCCAGTCCCGGCAGCCTGCCGATCCCTGCCTGCTGGGAGCTGCCGGGACGCCCTGGGCTGAGCTCTGAACCTTCGTCTccggtttttttttttgccctttgcaGGACTGGTGACCTCGCTGTCGGAGAGCTGGTACAACCTCCTCCTGGACATGCAGAACAGGCTGAATAAAGTCATCAAGAGCGTGGGCAAGATTGAGCACTCCTTATATCCTTTCGCAGTTCGGTCAGGAGCCCGTGTGCCGGTCAATGCTGGGGGCTGGCTTGTGAATCTGGCCTGAGCCAGGCGCGGGGTGGGGTGTTGGAGGTTGGGACGCTCCGGTGGGAGCGTACATCAGCTGGAGAGGGTGGTAGCGCGTTTGCCGGGTGCCCGGGGCTCTGTGCTCGAAGAGAAAGGCGCCTGCGGTAGAGAGTCTACCTTGCAGGGTTTAAGGACGAATCTGGCTTTGCGGTAGCCCTAAAAATGCGGCACAAATTCTGTGATCCTCCTGACGCAGCATCGTCAGTCTGTCTGGCCCAGCTGCTGTGCGCACCCGTAGCCCGGGGCTGGTGTTACTCCATGTGGGTTCGGCTCCTTGACGGTGGCACCTGGAGATCGTTTCACACCGAACGCAAGACAGAACCGGCTACGGGGTTCATTGACGGTGACCTGATCGAAAGCTTCCTGGACATCAGCAGGCCCAAGATGCAGGAGGTGGTGGCAAACTTGCAGGTGAGACGGGTGATGCGAGCTGAGGCCCTTCAACGTCAGCAGCGGGGACCCTGCTCGAGGAATCCAGGCTGCAGTAAATCCCAAACGCGCGATGGTCTGGGAGCGTTCTTCAGCGCCTGCCGATGTCCCCGTGCCCTGACGCCGTTCCCTCTCCTTGCAGATCGATGACGGCAGCGGCATGAAGAGGGAGGCCACCGTAGACGACCTGATAAAGATTGTGGAGGAGCTGACCCGCATCCATTAGCAGGATTCGGAGTCGTTCCCTAGCACCTTCCTCCGCGTAGAGCAAGGGagtctttttgttttcccccccccacccccctgcagcTTGGGGACCCCTGGCCGGCTGCACTGGACACCAGCGGTGGTGGCCCTTTGCCCGAGGGGACGTGGGGGAAGGAGTCTCTGAAGGGGAGCCAGCTTGCtgggggattttggggggggggggggggggcgttggtCAGGCACCGTTGTCATCGCCTGCTTGGATTCACGAATCCTGCGGACTCGGCTGCTGACCCAGAACTGGGTTTCGC contains:
- the DDB1 gene encoding DNA damage-binding protein 1, whose product is MSYNYVVTAQKPTAVNGCVTGHFTSAEDLNLLIAKNTRLEIYVVTAEGLRPVKEVGMYGKTAVMELFRPKGESKDLLFILTAKYNACILEYKQNGDSIDIITRAHGNVQDRIGRPSETGIIGIIDPECRMIGLRLYDGLFKVIPLDRENKELKAFNIRLEELQVIDVKFLYGCQAPTICFVYQDPQGRHVKTYEVSLREKEFNKGPWKQENVEAEASMVIAVPEPFGGAIIIGQESITYHNGDKYLAIAPPIIKQSTIVCHNRVDPNGSRYLLGDMEGRLFMLLLEKEEQMDGTVTLKDLRVELLGETSIAECLTYLDNGVVFVGSRLGDSQLVKLNVDSNEQGSYVVAMETFTNLGPIVDMCVVDLERQGQGQLVTCSGAFKEGSLRIIRNGIGIHEHASIDLPGIKGLWPLRSDSHRETDNTLVLSFVGQTRVLMLNGEEVEETELTGFVDDQQTFFCGNVAHQQLIQITSASVRLVSQDPKALVSEWKEPNGKNISVASCNSNQVVVAVGRALYYLEIRPQELRQISCTEMEHEVACLDITPLGDTNGRSPLCAIGLWTDISARILKLPSFELLHKEMLGGEIIPRSILMTTFESSHYLLCALGDGALFYFGLSLETGLLSDRKKVTLGTQPTVLRTFRSLSTTNVFACSDRPTVIYSSNHKLVFSNVNLKEVNYMCPLNSDGYPDSLALANNSTLTIGTIDEIQKLHIRTVPLYESPRKICYQEVSQCFGVLSSRIEVQDASGGTTALRPSASTQALSSSVSTSKLFSSSTAPHETSFGEEVEVHNLLIIDQHTFEVLHAHQFLQNEYALSLVSCKLGKDPNTYFIVGTAMVYPEEAEPKQGRIVVFHYCDGKLQSLAEKEVKGAVYSMVEFNGKLLASINSTVRLYEWTAEKELRTECNHYNNIMALYLKTKGDFILVGDLMRSVLLLAYKPMEGNFEEIARDFNPNWMSAVEILDDDNFLGAENAFNLFVCQKDSAATTDEERQHLQEVGLSHLGEFVNVFCHGSLVMQNLGETSTPTQGSVLFGTVNGMIGLVTSLSESWYNLLLDMQNRLNKVIKSVGKIEHSFWRSFHTERKTEPATGFIDGDLIESFLDISRPKMQEVVANLQIDDGSGMKREATVDDLIKIVEELTRIH